From Salinirubellus salinus, the proteins below share one genomic window:
- a CDS encoding ferritin-like domain-containing protein has protein sequence MSDSDAAEAVVETLKRAYLDEMETVMNYQTNAIVLDGVRAQEIKESLQADIQEELMHAERLGQRLKQLGARPPASAEFVAQQESLQPPEDSTDVLSVIRGVLDAEEDAIATYRSLVDQAEAADDPVTEDLAVEILGDEEAHRTEFRGFEKEYSDD, from the coding sequence ATGTCAGACAGCGACGCAGCCGAGGCGGTCGTGGAGACGCTGAAGCGAGCCTACCTCGACGAGATGGAGACGGTGATGAACTACCAGACGAACGCCATCGTCCTCGACGGGGTGCGCGCCCAGGAGATCAAAGAGAGCCTGCAGGCCGACATCCAGGAGGAGCTGATGCACGCCGAACGGCTGGGCCAGCGGCTGAAACAGCTCGGCGCGCGGCCGCCGGCGTCGGCGGAGTTCGTCGCCCAGCAGGAGTCGCTCCAGCCCCCCGAGGACTCGACGGACGTGCTCTCGGTCATCCGCGGGGTGCTCGACGCCGAGGAGGACGCCATCGCCACCTACCGGAGCCTCGTCGACCAGGCCGAAGCGGCCGACGACCCCGTCACCGAGGACCTCGCGGTCGAGATCCTCGGCGACGAGGAGGCCCACCGGACGGAGTTCCGCGGGTTCGAGAAGGAGTACAGCGACGACTGA
- a CDS encoding serine hydrolase domain-containing protein encodes MTPSRWTPLLLTVLLAVVVAQAVTPAAFAAPQTQTHDLSDPDELESFVDGVMASHMESHHIPGATVAVVKDGELFFAKGYGYADVEARTPVRADRTLFRIGSVSKLVTFTTVMQGAESGDLALDADVNDYLGDSPVTIPDTDDDPVTLRHLGTHTAGFEDRYEGLFLYDEADLRPLGEALAETRPARVRPPGAYAAYSNWGAALAGHVVAEQAGTPFDEYVEANVFDPLGMERSTFRQPVPSSLEADLATGYRYRNGAFEAGRFEYVGIPPAGSMSATATDMSRFMLAHLGAGTYDGARILNTTTAQTMHSQQFAHDPRLNGMAYGFVEQDQNGERVIGHGGATELFHTQLVLLPEHDVGLFVSYNAPGGGIAGTEFVEAFLDRYFPGEDATLATPEGAAERAASLTGEYRSTRVPYTTWWKFAALQQVVQVQATPQGDLVTALPGGEQFGIGPTHWVEVEPMVYREAGGDDTLVFREDAGQLRAFFGSNPAAAYERLAWYETSNVTLLVVVGSVALFLSAALLWLVLAGYRWRTGEPPWSRRTWAARGLVALVGVLLLVFLGGLASVASDPYAVFAGASGLVQVTLLVPYVVALLTLGLVGVTVYSWRTRAWSVGNRLHYTLLALVALLVVWEFVYWRFVGL; translated from the coding sequence ATGACACCCTCCCGATGGACGCCGCTCCTCCTCACCGTCCTCCTCGCGGTGGTGGTGGCACAAGCGGTCACGCCAGCGGCCTTCGCCGCTCCGCAGACCCAGACACACGACCTCTCCGACCCCGACGAGCTCGAATCCTTCGTCGACGGCGTGATGGCCAGCCACATGGAGAGTCACCACATCCCGGGGGCGACCGTGGCCGTCGTGAAGGACGGTGAACTGTTCTTCGCGAAGGGCTACGGCTACGCCGACGTCGAGGCACGGACCCCGGTTCGCGCCGACCGCACGCTCTTCCGGATCGGTTCGGTCTCGAAACTCGTCACCTTCACCACCGTGATGCAGGGGGCCGAGTCGGGCGACCTCGCCCTCGATGCCGACGTGAACGACTACCTCGGGGACTCGCCCGTGACGATTCCGGACACCGACGACGACCCGGTCACGCTCCGGCATCTCGGCACCCACACCGCCGGCTTCGAGGACCGGTACGAGGGGCTGTTCCTCTACGACGAGGCCGACCTCCGTCCGCTCGGTGAGGCGCTCGCCGAGACGCGGCCCGCACGGGTCCGCCCGCCGGGTGCGTACGCCGCGTACTCGAACTGGGGGGCGGCGCTCGCCGGGCACGTCGTCGCCGAGCAGGCCGGTACCCCCTTCGACGAGTACGTCGAGGCGAACGTGTTCGACCCGCTCGGGATGGAGCGTTCGACGTTCCGCCAGCCGGTCCCCTCCAGTCTCGAGGCGGACCTCGCGACCGGCTACCGCTACCGGAACGGCGCGTTCGAGGCCGGCCGGTTCGAGTACGTCGGCATCCCGCCCGCGGGGTCGATGAGCGCGACGGCGACCGACATGAGCCGGTTCATGCTCGCCCACCTCGGCGCTGGCACGTACGACGGCGCACGCATCCTGAACACGACGACCGCGCAGACGATGCACAGCCAGCAGTTCGCGCACGACCCGAGGCTGAACGGGATGGCCTACGGCTTCGTCGAGCAGGACCAGAACGGCGAGCGCGTGATCGGCCACGGCGGGGCGACCGAACTGTTCCACACCCAGCTCGTCCTCCTCCCCGAACACGACGTCGGGCTGTTCGTCTCCTACAACGCCCCCGGTGGTGGCATCGCCGGGACGGAGTTCGTCGAGGCGTTCCTCGACCGGTACTTCCCCGGCGAGGACGCCACGCTCGCCACGCCCGAGGGCGCCGCCGAGCGCGCCGCCAGCCTGACCGGCGAGTACCGCTCGACCCGCGTCCCGTACACGACGTGGTGGAAGTTCGCCGCGCTCCAGCAGGTCGTGCAGGTGCAGGCGACGCCGCAGGGCGACCTCGTCACGGCGCTCCCGGGTGGCGAGCAGTTCGGCATCGGCCCGACTCACTGGGTCGAGGTCGAACCGATGGTCTACCGCGAGGCCGGCGGCGACGACACGCTCGTCTTCCGCGAGGACGCGGGCCAGCTGCGCGCGTTCTTCGGGAGCAACCCGGCCGCGGCGTACGAACGGCTCGCGTGGTACGAGACCTCGAACGTGACCCTCCTCGTGGTCGTCGGGAGCGTCGCCCTGTTCCTCTCGGCCGCCCTCCTCTGGCTCGTCCTCGCGGGTTATCGCTGGCGGACCGGCGAGCCGCCGTGGTCGCGTCGCACGTGGGCGGCCCGTGGCCTCGTCGCGCTCGTCGGCGTCCTCCTGCTGGTCTTCCTCGGGGGCCTCGCGAGCGTCGCGAGCGACCCGTACGCGGTGTTCGCCGGCGCGTCGGGACTCGTCCAGGTCACGCTGCTGGTCCCGTACGTCGTGGCTCTGCTCACGCTCGGGCTCGTCGGGGTCACCGTCTACAGCTGGCGGACCCGCGCGTGGAGCGTCGGCAACCGGCTCCACTACACGCTCCTCGCGCTCGTCGCCCTGCTCGTCGTCTGGGAGTTCGTCTACTGGCGGTTCGTCGGGCTCTGA
- a CDS encoding cytochrome ubiquinol oxidase subunit I — MVDPVIASRLQFAVTTIVHIIFPVMSMGLAPFLVYFTWKDIRTDEPRYEQLRRFWTKIFAVSFVVGTVTGIVLEFEFGTNFAAFSTTAGELFGGPLAIEGMMAFMLEATFLGVFVFGRERVSDALYFVSSVAVGLGTWLSAVWILIANSWMQTPRGYELATENGQPIVHLVDPVAAYFTPRFTYMYVHMQNSAVLSVSLFMAGVAAYYVFRHHVWGYSVANVGFWEATLKIALVALLVTAPLQVVHGDQYAQHVYETQPQKFAAMEAVWDTERYVPEYIVAFPTSPDQLTDPRAKELFGLGIPGGASWLASGGDPNAEIRGLNEFDTEPPPVAIVFWSFRAMVGLGFWFILLAFWGGYRWWRGQLLEDDLLHKALMGSSLLGIVAVELGWIVTEVGRQPWVIQGVMKTSEGVSPGLTGAEATVTLAGFVLVYTTLLGLYTYVVARIIRAGPPGGEDLRTVPDDRPDPSTPPAEVPADD; from the coding sequence GTGGTTGACCCGGTCATCGCCAGTCGACTCCAGTTCGCGGTGACGACCATCGTGCACATCATCTTCCCCGTGATGAGCATGGGGCTCGCGCCGTTCCTCGTCTACTTCACGTGGAAGGACATCCGGACCGACGAGCCGCGCTACGAGCAGCTGCGCCGGTTCTGGACGAAGATATTCGCCGTCTCGTTCGTCGTCGGGACGGTGACCGGCATCGTGCTCGAGTTCGAGTTCGGGACGAACTTCGCGGCGTTCTCGACGACCGCCGGCGAACTGTTCGGCGGCCCGCTGGCCATCGAGGGGATGATGGCGTTCATGCTCGAGGCGACGTTCCTCGGCGTGTTCGTCTTCGGGCGCGAGCGGGTCTCCGACGCGCTCTACTTCGTCTCCAGCGTCGCCGTCGGGCTGGGGACGTGGCTCTCGGCGGTCTGGATCCTCATCGCGAACTCGTGGATGCAGACGCCCCGGGGCTACGAGCTCGCCACAGAGAACGGCCAGCCCATCGTCCACCTCGTCGACCCGGTGGCGGCGTACTTCACCCCGCGGTTCACGTACATGTACGTCCACATGCAGAACTCGGCGGTGCTGTCGGTCTCGCTGTTCATGGCCGGCGTCGCCGCCTACTACGTCTTCCGCCACCACGTCTGGGGCTACTCCGTCGCGAACGTGGGGTTCTGGGAGGCGACCCTGAAGATCGCGCTCGTCGCGCTGCTCGTCACCGCGCCGCTGCAGGTCGTCCACGGCGACCAGTACGCCCAGCACGTCTACGAGACCCAGCCCCAGAAGTTCGCCGCGATGGAGGCCGTCTGGGACACCGAGCGGTACGTCCCCGAGTACATCGTGGCGTTCCCGACCAGCCCGGACCAGTTGACGGACCCACGCGCGAAGGAGCTGTTCGGGCTGGGTATCCCCGGCGGGGCCTCGTGGCTCGCCAGCGGGGGTGACCCGAACGCGGAGATACGCGGGTTGAACGAGTTCGATACCGAGCCCCCGCCGGTCGCCATCGTCTTCTGGTCGTTCCGCGCGATGGTGGGCCTCGGGTTCTGGTTCATCCTGCTCGCGTTCTGGGGCGGCTACCGCTGGTGGCGGGGGCAGTTGCTCGAGGACGACCTGCTGCACAAGGCGCTGATGGGCTCCTCGCTGCTCGGCATCGTCGCCGTCGAACTCGGCTGGATCGTCACCGAGGTCGGCCGCCAGCCGTGGGTCATCCAGGGGGTGATGAAGACCAGCGAGGGGGTCTCACCGGGCCTCACCGGGGCCGAGGCGACGGTCACGCTCGCCGGGTTCGTCCTCGTCTACACCACCCTGCTCGGGCTCTACACCTACGTCGTCGCCCGGATCATCCGGGCCGGCCCGCCCGGTGGCGAGGACCTCCGGACGGTGCCGGACGACCGGCCGGACCCGTCGACGCCGCCCGCCGAGGTGCCCGCCGATGACTGA
- a CDS encoding cbb3-type cytochrome c oxidase subunit I: MAGELLALTVVAGVVLVGVAALAARTGTLRAGVPTPLGGGTTVTRTEKPGGLRRWVTTVDHKDIGILYGVYSVLMFVWAGGAAMLMRLELLGPGFDLMQAQFYNSLLTSHGLTMLILFGTPVLAAFSNYFIPLLIGADDMAFPRINAIAFWLLPPGALLVWAGFFLAPLTQGDIGPAQTSWTMYAPLSIEQTNPGVDLMLLGLHLTGVSATMGAINFIATIFTERSEKVNWANLDIFSWTVLVQSAQILFAFPLLGSVLVMLIFDRNFGTTFFTVEGGGPILYQHLFWFWGHPEVYILILPAMGLVSWILPKFAGRKLFGFKFVVYSTLAIGVLSFGVWAHHMFSSGVDPRIRASFMAVTLAIAIPTAVKTFNWITTLWNGKIRLNAPMLFSVGFVANLVIGGVTGVFLAAIPIDLVLHDTYYVVGHFHYFLMGGTVFAVFSGIYYWYPLVTGKMYQRTLAKWHFWLTTIGTNITFFAMLLLGYLGMPRRYATYNFDAAVAPLAEVTSLHQIATVGALILTLGQLIWLWNMLSSYYDGPTVEDGDPWNLKDDGMFGRDFQWFEAKLARADGGEASEASRASSELVSDGGEVDADAVATDSGDPRAAAAEPPAERTDD, translated from the coding sequence ATGGCAGGTGAACTCCTCGCGCTGACCGTCGTCGCCGGCGTGGTGCTGGTCGGGGTGGCGGCGCTCGCGGCCCGGACCGGGACGCTCCGTGCCGGGGTGCCGACCCCGCTCGGCGGCGGCACGACGGTGACACGGACGGAGAAGCCCGGCGGGCTGCGCCGCTGGGTGACGACGGTCGACCACAAGGACATCGGCATCCTCTACGGCGTCTACTCGGTGCTGATGTTCGTCTGGGCCGGTGGGGCCGCGATGCTGATGCGGCTCGAACTGCTCGGCCCGGGCTTCGACCTCATGCAGGCGCAGTTCTACAACAGCCTGCTGACGAGCCACGGGCTGACGATGCTCATCCTGTTCGGGACGCCCGTGCTGGCGGCGTTCTCGAACTACTTCATCCCGCTCCTCATCGGCGCGGACGACATGGCGTTCCCGCGTATCAACGCCATCGCGTTCTGGTTGCTCCCGCCGGGTGCCCTCCTGGTGTGGGCCGGGTTCTTCCTCGCGCCGCTCACGCAGGGTGACATCGGACCGGCCCAGACGAGCTGGACGATGTACGCGCCGCTCTCCATCGAGCAGACGAACCCCGGTGTCGACCTGATGCTGCTCGGCCTGCACCTGACCGGCGTCTCGGCTACGATGGGCGCCATCAACTTCATCGCGACCATCTTCACCGAGCGCTCGGAGAAGGTCAACTGGGCCAACCTCGACATCTTCTCGTGGACCGTGCTGGTCCAGTCCGCCCAGATCCTGTTCGCGTTCCCGCTGCTCGGGAGCGTGCTGGTGATGCTCATCTTCGACCGGAACTTCGGGACGACGTTCTTCACCGTCGAGGGGGGCGGCCCCATCCTCTACCAGCACCTGTTCTGGTTCTGGGGGCACCCGGAGGTCTACATCCTCATCCTCCCGGCGATGGGGCTGGTGTCGTGGATCCTCCCCAAGTTCGCGGGCCGCAAGCTCTTCGGCTTCAAGTTCGTCGTCTACTCCACGCTGGCCATCGGGGTGCTCTCGTTCGGGGTCTGGGCGCACCACATGTTCTCCTCGGGGGTGGACCCACGCATCCGCGCCTCGTTCATGGCGGTGACGCTCGCCATCGCCATCCCGACGGCGGTGAAGACGTTCAACTGGATCACCACGCTCTGGAACGGGAAGATACGGCTCAACGCGCCGATGCTGTTCAGCGTCGGCTTCGTCGCCAACCTCGTCATCGGTGGGGTGACCGGCGTCTTCCTCGCGGCCATCCCCATCGACCTCGTGCTCCACGACACCTACTACGTCGTCGGGCACTTCCACTACTTCCTGATGGGCGGGACGGTGTTCGCGGTGTTCTCGGGCATCTACTACTGGTACCCGCTCGTCACCGGCAAGATGTACCAGCGGACGCTGGCGAAGTGGCACTTCTGGCTGACGACCATCGGGACGAATATCACGTTCTTCGCGATGCTGTTGCTCGGCTACCTCGGCATGCCCCGGCGGTACGCGACGTACAACTTCGACGCCGCCGTCGCGCCGCTGGCCGAGGTGACGAGCCTCCACCAGATCGCCACGGTCGGCGCGCTGATACTCACGCTCGGCCAGCTCATCTGGCTCTGGAACATGCTCTCGTCGTACTACGACGGCCCGACCGTCGAGGACGGCGACCCGTGGAACCTGAAGGACGACGGCATGTTCGGCCGCGATTTCCAGTGGTTCGAGGCGAAGCTCGCCCGCGCGGACGGTGGCGAGGCGAGCGAAGCGAGCCGAGCCTCGTCGGAACTCGTCTCCGACGGTGGCGAGGTCGACGCGGACGCGGTGGCGACCGACAGCGGCGACCCACGAGCGGCGGCCGCCGAGCCGCCGGCAGAACGGACGGACGACTGA
- a CDS encoding cytochrome d ubiquinol oxidase subunit II, with protein MTDLGTLATEPLFGLPLPALWFALLFAMLGTFLFLDGFDFGAGALFGVREDETERETVLAAIGPFWDGNEVWLVVFGGALFAAFPSVYADLFSRHYLLMFGILGALILRGLAPEMYEQRHDAAWQRWWGRAFVAGSVLAPFLLGAFVGNWLAGTERSFTLVGIVVGLAVTALTVVSGTAFLRVKTTGEFHDALGAYGLPAVVGYLLAVVASLGALWVTVPGLRAALVSVPVLALVGLSVLLAAGYVLALRRDHDLLALVASAALTYGLVAVVALALYPAVDPVTGATVQSAIVSTLPLNLMSVGAALLLPLIASYFVVLYSAFSGPAQPTEGY; from the coding sequence ATGACTGACCTCGGCACGCTGGCGACGGAGCCACTGTTCGGGCTGCCACTCCCGGCGCTGTGGTTCGCGCTCCTGTTCGCGATGCTGGGGACGTTCCTGTTCCTCGACGGCTTCGACTTCGGGGCGGGCGCGCTGTTCGGCGTCCGTGAGGACGAGACGGAGCGCGAGACCGTCCTCGCGGCCATCGGGCCGTTCTGGGACGGCAACGAGGTGTGGCTCGTCGTCTTCGGCGGGGCACTGTTCGCCGCGTTCCCGTCGGTGTACGCCGACCTGTTCAGCCGCCACTACCTGCTCATGTTCGGCATCCTCGGGGCGCTCATCCTGCGTGGGCTGGCGCCCGAGATGTACGAACAGCGCCACGACGCGGCGTGGCAGCGCTGGTGGGGCCGTGCGTTCGTCGCCGGCAGCGTCCTCGCGCCGTTCCTGCTCGGCGCGTTCGTCGGCAACTGGCTAGCGGGCACCGAGCGCTCGTTCACGCTCGTCGGTATCGTCGTCGGCCTCGCGGTCACCGCGCTCACCGTCGTCTCGGGGACGGCGTTCCTCCGCGTGAAGACGACCGGCGAGTTCCACGACGCGCTCGGCGCGTACGGCCTGCCGGCCGTCGTCGGCTACCTGCTCGCGGTGGTCGCCTCGCTCGGGGCGCTCTGGGTCACGGTGCCCGGCCTCCGGGCCGCGCTCGTCTCGGTGCCCGTCCTCGCGCTCGTCGGACTGTCGGTCCTGCTCGCGGCGGGCTACGTGCTGGCGCTCCGGCGCGACCACGACCTGCTCGCGCTGGTCGCGAGCGCCGCCCTCACCTACGGGCTGGTGGCGGTCGTCGCGCTCGCGCTCTACCCCGCGGTCGACCCGGTGACGGGCGCGACGGTGCAGAGCGCCATCGTCTCGACGCTCCCGCTCAACCTGATGTCGGTCGGGGCGGCGCTGCTGTTGCCCCTCATCGCGTCGTACTTCGTCGTCCTCTACTCGGCGTTCAGTGGCCCTGCCCAACCCACGGAGGGGTACTGA
- a CDS encoding helix-turn-helix domain-containing protein, with protein sequence MREFTFTVVYDRGVDPLMDVFLETPALTAVSFDGCVLGDRFWRLERFTGPPEALDRVERVRRDEDYDDEGVTETPVEAVRYHETVERDGDRLLLYSYVSDIHGGDSVHSIAGRILDEGALFETRRHEGRHEWRVLLRTDRNVGQLYDTLTGRLRDGLAFETGHLREVDGWNPALLNEPSLPGEQRVALRTAWELGYYETPSDASLDDIAEELGVPRSTLSYRLRRAEAQLVRDHFEGPG encoded by the coding sequence ATGCGGGAGTTCACGTTCACCGTGGTCTACGACCGCGGTGTCGACCCCCTGATGGACGTGTTCCTCGAGACCCCGGCACTGACCGCCGTCTCCTTCGACGGGTGCGTCCTCGGCGACCGGTTCTGGCGTCTCGAGCGGTTCACGGGCCCGCCAGAGGCACTCGACCGGGTCGAGCGCGTCCGCCGCGACGAGGACTACGACGACGAGGGAGTCACGGAGACGCCCGTCGAGGCTGTGCGCTACCACGAGACGGTCGAACGCGACGGCGACCGGCTGCTGCTCTACTCCTACGTCTCCGACATCCACGGTGGCGACTCGGTCCACTCCATCGCCGGGCGCATCCTCGACGAGGGGGCGCTGTTCGAGACGCGCCGGCACGAGGGCCGCCACGAGTGGCGCGTCCTGCTGCGCACCGACCGGAACGTGGGCCAGCTCTACGACACCCTCACCGGCCGGCTCCGCGACGGGCTCGCCTTCGAGACGGGCCACCTCCGCGAGGTCGATGGGTGGAACCCCGCACTGCTGAACGAGCCGTCGCTCCCCGGCGAACAGCGGGTCGCGCTCCGGACGGCGTGGGAGCTCGGCTACTACGAGACGCCCAGCGACGCGTCGCTCGACGACATCGCCGAGGAACTCGGCGTGCCACGGTCGACGCTCTCCTACCGCCTGCGACGGGCCGAGGCACAGCTCGTCCGCGACCACTTCGAGGGACCCGGCTGA
- the trxA gene encoding thioredoxin, producing the protein MSESDDLDRLREQRRQELTDGADGEGADGEADAGGAGVGPSEPVHVDGAAALEETVNEYDVVLVDFYADWCGPCKMLEPIVKELAAETDVAVAKVDVDRNQQLAGQYQVQGVPTMMFFADGQPVERIVGVRGKEDLAGLISKLG; encoded by the coding sequence ATGAGCGAATCAGACGATCTGGATCGGCTCCGCGAACAGCGACGACAGGAACTCACCGACGGCGCGGACGGGGAAGGTGCGGACGGGGAGGCCGACGCCGGTGGGGCCGGTGTCGGGCCGTCCGAGCCCGTCCACGTCGACGGAGCGGCCGCTCTCGAGGAGACCGTGAACGAGTACGACGTCGTGCTCGTGGACTTCTACGCCGACTGGTGTGGGCCGTGTAAGATGCTGGAGCCCATCGTGAAGGAGCTGGCCGCGGAGACCGACGTCGCCGTCGCGAAGGTCGACGTCGACCGGAACCAGCAGCTCGCCGGCCAGTACCAGGTGCAGGGCGTCCCGACGATGATGTTCTTCGCCGACGGCCAGCCCGTCGAGCGCATCGTCGGCGTCCGCGGCAAGGAGGACCTGGCCGGGCTCATCTCCAAGCTCGGCTGA